One Tolypothrix bouteillei VB521301 DNA window includes the following coding sequences:
- a CDS encoding NUDIX hydrolase has product MIAFSLKNRGFNQVDSFNWNLLNFKYIVKDKWISLRADTCQMPNGKIVEPYYVLEYPTWVNIVALTKNQEIILVKQYRHGLQKTVLELPCGAVEAEDISPLAAAKRELLEETGYTSDNFVETGILSPNPATHNNLTHCFLATNVEKVSELNLDDTEQIDISLLPLERTIEVIESGIVLQALHISSLFLALKTLGNLHFR; this is encoded by the coding sequence ATGATTGCATTTTCATTAAAAAATAGAGGATTCAATCAAGTGGATTCATTCAATTGGAATTTATTAAACTTTAAATATATTGTTAAAGATAAATGGATATCACTACGAGCCGATACTTGCCAAATGCCTAATGGCAAAATAGTTGAGCCTTATTATGTTTTGGAATATCCAACATGGGTAAATATTGTAGCGTTAACAAAAAATCAAGAAATTATTTTAGTAAAACAATACCGCCACGGTCTACAAAAAACAGTTTTAGAATTACCTTGTGGTGCTGTAGAAGCAGAAGATATTTCACCATTGGCAGCAGCAAAACGCGAGCTATTAGAAGAAACAGGTTACACTAGCGATAATTTTGTTGAAACTGGCATTTTGTCACCAAATCCAGCAACTCATAATAATCTTACCCATTGTTTTTTAGCTACAAATGTAGAAAAGGTAAGCGAGTTAAATCTGGATGACACGGAACAGATTGATATATCGCTGTTACCTTTAGAAAGAACTATAGAAGTAATTGAAAGTGGGATAGTATTGCAAGCCTTACATATTAGCTCATTATTTTTAGCATTAAAAACGCTTGGTAATTTGCATTTTCGCTAG
- a CDS encoding 2-phosphoglycerate kinase, with protein MNTLINETRVILIGGSSHTGKSTLSQSLAAKLGWSYRSTDNLARHPGRPWVGANGKAISEYVAKHYRTLSIDALFLDVLSHYEKNVLPQVEAIVHSHASDLSTERLILEGSALWPGFVANLVGKNGVKAIWLTASDQLFQNRIKRESNFYNVGEDEKYLIQKFLNRTLFYNQRMREEVECFGFMCIDVEFVSMADELLKKCMELIEVS; from the coding sequence ATGAATACATTAATTAATGAAACACGAGTGATTCTAATTGGTGGCTCCTCTCACACAGGCAAATCGACCCTCAGCCAATCTTTGGCGGCGAAGCTTGGTTGGAGTTATCGTTCTACGGACAACCTCGCTCGACATCCCGGACGTCCTTGGGTAGGTGCAAATGGAAAGGCTATTTCAGAGTACGTAGCAAAACATTATCGAACGCTGTCTATTGACGCTCTTTTTTTGGATGTATTATCGCATTATGAGAAAAATGTATTGCCGCAAGTCGAGGCTATTGTTCATTCTCATGCGTCTGATTTATCAACAGAACGCCTTATACTTGAAGGCTCTGCGTTATGGCCGGGATTTGTAGCGAATTTAGTTGGCAAAAATGGTGTTAAAGCGATTTGGCTTACGGCTAGCGACCAACTGTTCCAAAACCGAATTAAGCGTGAAAGTAATTTTTATAATGTAGGTGAGGATGAAAAGTACCTAATTCAAAAGTTTCTAAACCGTACCCTGTTCTACAATCAACGCATGAGGGAGGAGGTTGAGTGTTTTGGATTTATGTGTATTGATGTAGAATTTGTGTCAATGGCAGATGAACTTTTAAAAAAATGTATGGAATTGATCGAGGTTTCGTAA
- a CDS encoding pentapeptide repeat-containing protein, which translates to MSELERYYRLLELEPGATLEEVNQAYKDLAFVWHPDRLPKENVRLQEKAQKKLKDINEARDKLRSFKSQYQMSHSRAAYTSYTPTKPPQKTYQSPTPKPSNDLSGKDFSNSNMKGKDLSGRNLSYANLSGADLSDSFMHKVNLRGANLSDTNLFRANLLLSDLREANLCGANLIGADLSGADLRGANLTGARMSSGDRILVKLIGANLTGAIMPDGKIFE; encoded by the coding sequence ATGAGCGAGCTGGAGCGGTACTATAGATTGTTGGAATTAGAGCCTGGAGCAACACTTGAGGAAGTCAATCAAGCGTACAAAGATTTGGCTTTTGTATGGCATCCCGATCGCCTGCCAAAAGAAAACGTCCGCTTGCAAGAGAAAGCGCAAAAAAAGCTGAAAGACATCAACGAAGCTCGGGACAAATTGCGCTCTTTCAAATCTCAGTATCAAATGTCACATAGCAGAGCGGCATATACGTCTTACACGCCGACAAAACCCCCTCAAAAAACTTATCAATCTCCAACTCCAAAGCCTAGCAACGACTTAAGTGGGAAGGATTTCAGCAACTCTAACATGAAAGGCAAAGATTTATCCGGTAGAAATCTGAGCTACGCCAACTTGAGCGGTGCCGATCTCAGTGATAGTTTTATGCATAAAGTCAATCTCAGAGGTGCAAATTTATCTGACACAAATTTGTTTAGGGCAAATTTATTGTTATCTGACTTAAGAGAAGCGAATTTATGCGGCGCTAATTTGATAGGAGCCGATTTAAGTGGTGCTGATTTGCGAGGAGCTAATTTAACAGGAGCACGCATGAGTTCTGGCGATAGAATTCTTGTAAAACTGATAGGAGCTAACCTGACTGGGGCAATTATGCCAGATGGCAAAATCTTTGAGTAA
- a CDS encoding ATP-binding protein: MKILTKFIGSTAISVGLTIVLVGGSTLLIKQTEQSVDRSQYLTNQAVRKTQDLQLSLEEQTSALKNYLLLNRSTADILVYEQAASRFSMTLIQLKQLMPEAKQPNVVLRRHQFLVRLVEELKNQTESSTLQAQQDVKAINSFQDDIKMFLKVLVEEVQQQDIATRQAAERFQQTATIATYALIGIVLLIFIAQFALTLLPVIRSIQELQLGAAKLGVGELNYRLNIHTGDEIEQLAREFNQMAARLSELYASLEQKRTAADSANQAKSEFLANMSHELRTPLNGILGYTQILNRSHSWGEKEHKGIHIIHQCGSHLLTLINDILDISKIEARKLELQPQAIHLPSLLQGIAEIVRIRAEQKGIDFVYLPDVNLPEGIKADDKRLRQVLINLLGNAVKFTDRGKVTFKVEVIGQANSQITIRFQVSDTGIGMSTESLAKIFLPFEQVGDGKRHAEGTGLGLAISHNIVTLMNSEIQVQSQLGVGSTFSFEVNLPLALEWQQSVRNITGQQLVGYQGGKQTILVVDDKWENRSVIVNLLEPLGFVIVEAEDGQDALAKVNQIMPNLIITDLLMPVMDGYEFLKKIRQSETFKGLPVIVSSASVSTIDQQQSLDAGGDDFLVKPVQAEELFKLLQKHLQIQWNYKSNALPLEPSVHLEETSASIPSVKLVVPDAEVLIQLLQLVQDGRLNKLAEVVVTLENQEQSYATFVKHILELTGKFQVEELEAFIQQFIH, translated from the coding sequence ATGAAGATTCTTACCAAGTTTATTGGTTCGACAGCGATTTCTGTAGGGTTGACAATTGTATTAGTGGGAGGCAGTACACTCCTTATTAAACAAACGGAACAATCGGTTGACCGCAGCCAATACCTGACAAATCAAGCCGTTCGCAAAACTCAAGACCTACAGCTTTCCTTAGAAGAGCAAACCTCGGCACTGAAGAACTATCTGTTGCTCAACCGCAGTACAGCAGATATTTTAGTCTACGAACAAGCTGCCTCTCGGTTTTCAATGACTTTGATTCAACTGAAACAACTGATGCCAGAGGCAAAGCAACCCAATGTGGTACTTCGCCGCCACCAGTTTCTGGTACGTCTAGTGGAAGAGCTGAAAAACCAAACCGAGTCTTCCACTCTTCAGGCACAGCAAGATGTTAAAGCTATTAACTCCTTCCAAGATGACATCAAAATGTTTCTTAAAGTACTTGTGGAGGAAGTGCAGCAACAAGATATTGCCACCCGCCAAGCCGCCGAACGATTTCAGCAAACTGCTACCATTGCCACCTACGCCCTGATTGGAATCGTGCTGTTGATTTTCATCGCCCAGTTTGCCTTGACCTTATTGCCCGTGATTCGCTCCATTCAGGAACTCCAACTGGGCGCTGCAAAATTGGGGGTTGGCGAGCTGAATTATCGCTTAAATATTCACACTGGCGATGAAATTGAACAATTAGCGCGGGAATTTAACCAGATGGCAGCGAGATTGTCAGAATTGTATGCTTCCTTGGAACAGAAACGAACGGCTGCCGATAGTGCAAATCAGGCCAAGAGCGAGTTCTTAGCAAATATGAGCCACGAACTCCGCACCCCACTAAATGGCATTCTGGGCTACACCCAAATTCTCAACCGTTCCCACAGTTGGGGAGAAAAAGAACATAAAGGTATTCATATTATTCACCAGTGTGGTTCTCATTTGCTGACGCTGATTAATGACATCCTTGATATATCGAAAATTGAAGCCCGCAAGCTGGAATTGCAACCCCAAGCGATTCATCTACCATCTTTGTTACAGGGCATTGCAGAGATAGTCCGCATTCGGGCAGAGCAAAAAGGGATTGATTTTGTCTATTTGCCTGATGTTAACTTACCAGAAGGAATCAAAGCCGATGATAAACGGTTGCGCCAAGTGTTGATTAACTTATTGGGGAACGCTGTTAAGTTTACCGATCGAGGGAAAGTTACGTTTAAAGTTGAGGTTATTGGTCAAGCAAACTCACAAATAACAATTCGGTTCCAAGTTAGCGATACTGGCATTGGTATGAGTACAGAATCGTTAGCCAAAATTTTTCTTCCTTTTGAACAGGTAGGTGATGGCAAACGTCACGCCGAAGGAACGGGACTTGGACTGGCTATCAGTCACAACATCGTTACTTTGATGAACAGTGAAATTCAAGTGCAGAGTCAGTTGGGAGTTGGTAGCACCTTTTCCTTTGAGGTAAATTTACCTCTAGCCTTGGAATGGCAACAGTCTGTCAGAAATATTACCGGACAGCAATTGGTTGGGTATCAGGGGGGTAAACAAACAATTTTAGTGGTTGATGACAAATGGGAAAATCGTTCGGTAATTGTCAACTTATTGGAACCACTAGGTTTTGTCATTGTGGAAGCGGAAGATGGGCAAGATGCGTTGGCTAAGGTGAATCAGATTATGCCCAATTTAATTATTACCGATCTCTTAATGCCTGTAATGGATGGGTATGAATTTCTCAAAAAGATCAGACAGTCTGAGACATTTAAGGGACTTCCCGTAATTGTTTCTTCCGCATCAGTTTCGACAATCGATCAACAACAAAGCCTTGATGCTGGTGGTGATGATTTTTTGGTGAAACCCGTCCAAGCTGAGGAATTATTTAAACTATTACAAAAACACTTGCAAATTCAGTGGAATTATAAATCCAATGCATTACCACTTGAGCCATCAGTTCATTTGGAAGAGACATCAGCAAGTATTCCGTCTGTAAAACTGGTTGTCCCTGATGCAGAAGTCCTTATACAGCTGCTTCAACTTGTTCAAGATGGACGCTTGAACAAACTAGCGGAAGTGGTTGTTACTTTAGAAAATCAGGAGCAAAGTTATGCCACTTTTGTAAAGCATATTCTGGAACTGACCGGAAAATTCCAGGTAGAGGAACTAGAAGCTTTTATTCAGCAATTTATCCATTAA
- a CDS encoding DEAD/DEAH box helicase encodes MFTLRDYQQELVSKALSAWSNGMRKILLQLSTGGGKTIIFAAIATEFSCRGEGVLVVAHREELILQAAEKLAALCGVQPGILKAGYKPTDSLIQVASIQTLYRRKTYPKAELVIVDEAHHCSALSYRKLLDAYPHALILGVTATPRREDGYGLRDIFEYLICSITTKELIALGYLTDYKLIAGFKYSKHKLPSKRDFTKKELEEVASDYKPSEVLKQWQNFCAGKKTIIFAVNVKHSQAIAAMFCSNSIACEHLDGDTPSDERKAILDRFRSGETLAISNCAILTEGFDCPDSEAIVIARPTTSVTLWLQMIGRILRPAPGKEFATILDMTDNWYRLGRPCDHREWSLDPVSCDPETLGSRCCPHCHHVFKPMPGLIRTLEYFHSVPSEFVTVYEADCPNCEEYFRWTLSESNGIENGGVPTVINTFDIEFKEVPPEIRPSLLRPILDAKKRKFRTEEKKLVFYNDTIKNWFLNCQELTLLELNYAIELLNCQEWAFEYSIECLVARVRKAKEWDDVTKIMSRRPDSVKKVIWSQLSRLEKDKLNQMKVEHEKELEQWLSEENLITIASYLEACEDMEMISSLWQIYNKEAIRVASQRLSTDKLDRINQWISQLERTS; translated from the coding sequence ATGTTTACTCTGCGCGATTACCAACAAGAATTGGTATCAAAAGCCCTAAGTGCTTGGTCAAATGGGATGAGAAAAATCTTGCTGCAACTGAGTACGGGTGGCGGTAAGACAATTATCTTTGCTGCTATTGCAACTGAATTTAGTTGTAGGGGTGAAGGTGTACTGGTTGTGGCTCATAGGGAAGAGTTGATTCTCCAAGCAGCAGAAAAATTAGCAGCATTATGTGGAGTGCAACCAGGAATCCTCAAAGCAGGATACAAACCAACTGATTCTTTAATTCAAGTAGCCAGCATCCAGACTCTTTATCGCCGCAAAACTTACCCAAAAGCGGAGTTAGTGATTGTTGACGAAGCTCACCATTGTTCGGCTCTGAGTTACCGTAAATTGTTAGATGCTTATCCTCATGCACTCATTTTGGGAGTGACGGCTACACCAAGACGAGAAGATGGTTATGGATTGCGAGATATATTCGAGTACTTGATTTGTTCTATTACAACTAAGGAATTGATCGCTCTTGGGTATTTGACAGATTATAAGTTAATAGCTGGTTTTAAGTATTCCAAACACAAACTTCCTTCTAAACGTGATTTTACTAAAAAAGAATTAGAGGAAGTCGCTTCTGATTACAAACCTTCTGAGGTGTTAAAGCAGTGGCAGAATTTTTGTGCTGGTAAGAAAACAATTATTTTTGCAGTCAATGTCAAGCACTCGCAAGCGATCGCAGCAATGTTTTGCTCCAACAGTATCGCTTGCGAACATCTTGATGGAGATACACCTTCTGATGAGCGGAAAGCAATTTTAGATAGATTTAGGAGTGGTGAAACGCTTGCAATTAGCAATTGTGCCATTTTGACAGAAGGGTTTGATTGTCCCGATTCTGAGGCAATTGTGATTGCTCGTCCTACGACTAGCGTTACGTTATGGTTGCAGATGATTGGCAGAATACTGCGTCCGGCACCAGGAAAAGAGTTTGCTACCATCTTAGACATGACCGACAATTGGTACAGGCTTGGTCGTCCCTGCGACCATCGAGAATGGAGTCTTGACCCGGTATCCTGCGATCCAGAAACCTTAGGATCGCGGTGCTGTCCGCACTGTCACCACGTCTTCAAACCAATGCCCGGTCTGATTCGTACTCTTGAATATTTTCACTCTGTCCCATCTGAGTTTGTGACCGTATATGAAGCGGATTGTCCCAACTGCGAAGAATATTTTCGTTGGACATTATCAGAATCAAATGGAATAGAAAATGGTGGAGTGCCAACCGTGATTAACACCTTTGATATTGAGTTTAAAGAGGTGCCACCTGAAATTCGACCGAGTTTGCTGCGCCCAATATTGGATGCTAAAAAGCGCAAATTTAGGACAGAAGAAAAGAAATTGGTTTTTTATAATGATACTATTAAAAATTGGTTTTTAAATTGTCAAGAACTCACATTATTAGAACTAAACTACGCTATTGAACTACTGAATTGTCAAGAATGGGCATTTGAGTACAGTATAGAATGTTTGGTCGCTCGAGTTCGCAAGGCTAAAGAATGGGACGATGTAACAAAAATTATGTCACGTCGTCCGGACAGTGTGAAAAAAGTGATTTGGTCTCAATTGTCTCGTCTCGAAAAAGACAAGCTCAACCAAATGAAAGTGGAGCATGAGAAAGAACTGGAGCAATGGTTAAGCGAAGAAAACCTTATAACAATAGCAAGTTATCTTGAAGCTTGTGAAGATATGGAAATGATTTCTTCTTTATGGCAAATCTATAACAAAGAAGCGATTAGAGTGGCGAGTCAGCGGCTCTCTACTGATAAGCTCGATCGAATCAATCAATGGATTTCTCAGCTAGAAAGAACCAGTTAA
- a CDS encoding sensor histidine kinase translates to MQEVQLILVVDDTPANLAVTSEVLTDAGFEVAIAKDGERAIKQAERNLPNLILLDIMMPGIDGFETCRRLKASPITQEIPIIFMTALSDTTDKVMGFNLGGVDYITKPFQEAELLARVKTHLKLRHLTQNLEQQVAERTAELRATLQQLQQSQFQLIQSEKMATLGLLMAGVAHEINNPVNFIHGNLDHIEGYTQTLIEFIQLYQKHYPHPPTEIQEKAENEDLEFLQEDLLKIVSSIKMGSDRIREIVKTLRNFSRTDEVEVQAVDIHEGINSTLTILQHRLKAHCARPSIEVIKDYSALPPVECYPGPLNQAFMNILVNAIDALEDSFYGGFMNLKTPSISIRTSVIDTQWVEIAIADNGRGIPEQIKQRIFDPFFTTKPVNKGTGMGLSISYQIITDKHNGKLECFSTPEAGAEFVIQIPIQQC, encoded by the coding sequence ATGCAAGAGGTACAATTAATTTTGGTGGTTGATGATACTCCGGCGAATTTGGCCGTAACTTCTGAAGTCTTGACTGATGCGGGGTTTGAAGTTGCGATCGCGAAAGATGGTGAACGTGCTATTAAACAAGCCGAACGCAATTTACCCAATCTGATTTTACTGGATATTATGATGCCCGGTATTGATGGTTTTGAGACATGCCGTCGCCTGAAAGCCTCACCCATTACCCAAGAAATTCCCATCATTTTTATGACGGCTCTTTCAGATACCACCGATAAGGTTATGGGATTTAACTTGGGTGGAGTCGATTACATTACAAAGCCATTTCAAGAAGCAGAACTGCTTGCTCGTGTTAAAACTCATTTAAAATTACGCCATCTCACGCAAAATTTAGAACAACAAGTTGCCGAGCGTACAGCTGAACTTAGGGCAACCTTACAACAATTACAACAGTCGCAGTTTCAGTTAATACAATCAGAAAAAATGGCAACCTTGGGACTTTTGATGGCGGGTGTTGCCCACGAAATCAATAATCCTGTTAACTTTATTCATGGTAATTTGGATCATATTGAAGGGTATACTCAAACTCTGATAGAATTTATCCAACTTTATCAAAAGCACTATCCCCATCCCCCAACAGAAATTCAAGAGAAAGCAGAGAATGAAGATCTGGAATTTTTACAAGAAGACTTGCTCAAAATTGTGAGTTCTATCAAAATGGGTAGCGATCGCATCCGAGAAATTGTCAAGACTCTCCGTAATTTCTCTCGCACCGATGAAGTGGAAGTTCAAGCTGTTGATATTCATGAGGGAATTAACAGTACTTTGACGATTTTGCAACACCGTCTCAAAGCTCATTGCGCTCGTCCAAGTATTGAAGTTATTAAAGATTACAGTGCTTTACCCCCAGTAGAATGCTATCCCGGACCTCTAAATCAGGCATTTATGAACATTTTGGTTAATGCGATCGATGCTTTAGAGGATTCATTTTACGGAGGATTCATGAATCTGAAAACACCAAGTATCTCTATCCGCACTTCAGTTATTGATACTCAATGGGTAGAAATCGCTATAGCTGACAATGGACGTGGTATTCCCGAACAGATTAAACAACGTATATTTGACCCATTTTTTACTACCAAACCTGTTAATAAAGGTACTGGAATGGGATTATCTATTAGCTACCAAATTATTACTGATAAACATAACGGCAAGTTGGAGTGTTTTTCTACTCCTGAAGCAGGCGCAGAGTTTGTGATTCAGATTCCCATTCAACAATGTTAG
- a CDS encoding glycosyltransferase: MMLPDVEHNKRVLILTAGSRGDVQPYIALGCGLQQAGFEVMLATDESFASLAISHKLNFAPIHADFVNLIQTDEGKSAIAGKKSASLMRKVMPMLRQMIDDAWDSAQQYQPNAVIYHPKALAGYHIAEKLGIPGFLAFSLPGYSPTRAFANPMLGGGNYGGFFNQLSYTLFLKFVVLSYRRTIDTWRQEKLGLPPFTDELTLHGQPVPKLYGYSGYVVPVPADWDNTSFVTGYWFLETPSNWQPSADLLTFLERGSAPIYVGFGSMVSQDSAKTTRLVIDAVQKSGQRAILATGIGGLSPSEVPDSIHILESAPHDWLFPHCLAVVHHGGAGTTGAGLWAGKPTVICPFFGDQPFWGKRVFELGVGPRPIPQKKLTVDKLAQAIEVVTSDENMRQQARELGKKIQAENGVMQAVAIIREQLAIRGSYSVD, translated from the coding sequence ATGATGTTGCCAGACGTTGAGCACAACAAGCGTGTATTAATCCTAACAGCAGGTTCACGAGGGGATGTTCAGCCGTACATTGCATTGGGTTGCGGTTTGCAACAAGCAGGTTTTGAAGTCATGCTGGCGACAGATGAAAGTTTTGCTTCATTGGCGATCTCACACAAGTTAAACTTTGCTCCCATTCATGCAGATTTTGTCAACCTCATTCAAACAGATGAAGGTAAGTCAGCGATCGCAGGTAAGAAATCCGCTAGTTTGATGCGGAAAGTGATGCCGATGCTGCGCCAGATGATAGACGATGCGTGGGATAGTGCTCAACAATACCAACCAAATGCAGTGATTTACCATCCAAAAGCACTAGCAGGGTATCATATTGCAGAGAAACTTGGAATACCGGGATTTCTGGCATTTTCACTTCCAGGGTATTCTCCAACACGAGCATTCGCCAACCCCATGCTTGGGGGTGGCAATTATGGTGGATTTTTCAATCAACTGAGTTATACCCTGTTTCTCAAGTTCGTTGTTTTGTCCTATCGCCGCACGATCGATACATGGCGTCAAGAAAAACTTGGTTTGCCACCGTTCACAGATGAGTTAACTTTACACGGTCAACCTGTACCCAAGTTGTATGGCTACAGCGGGTATGTTGTCCCAGTACCTGCTGATTGGGATAACACATCTTTCGTAACAGGCTATTGGTTTCTAGAGACTCCATCTAATTGGCAACCATCAGCTGATTTACTGACATTTTTAGAACGTGGTTCTGCTCCTATCTATGTTGGCTTTGGGAGTATGGTGTCACAAGATTCAGCTAAAACAACTCGGCTAGTGATAGACGCAGTACAGAAGTCCGGTCAGCGTGCTATTTTAGCAACTGGAATTGGTGGTTTGTCGCCATCAGAAGTTCCCGATAGTATTCACATCCTTGAGTCTGCGCCTCACGATTGGCTATTTCCTCATTGTCTTGCGGTTGTTCATCATGGGGGGGCGGGTACCACTGGTGCGGGGTTATGGGCGGGAAAACCAACCGTCATTTGTCCCTTCTTTGGGGATCAACCATTTTGGGGAAAGCGCGTTTTTGAGCTAGGCGTTGGTCCCCGTCCGATTCCTCAGAAGAAATTGACGGTAGACAAATTAGCGCAGGCGATCGAAGTCGTTACTAGTGACGAAAATATGCGCCAACAAGCTCGAGAGTTGGGCAAGAAAATTCAAGCTGAGAATGGTGTTATGCAAGCTGTTGCGATTATTAGAGAGCAATTGGCGATTAGAGGTAGTTATTCTGTTGACTAG
- the aroF gene encoding 3-deoxy-7-phosphoheptulonate synthase, whose translation MNNAKLVTKSHSHHQTIVRLSPTVAFGGKELVIIGGPCAVESQEQMETVAQKLSLAPVQALRGGVYKPRTSPYAFQGMGEEGLQILAEVRSRYSVPVVTEVMSISQIEVVAARADMLQIGSRNMQNFDLLKALGQAGKPILLKRGLAATIEEFVMAAEYIVSHGNPNVVLCERGIRSFDNYTRNVLDLAAVAALKQITHLPVIVDPSHAVGKRELVAPVAKAAVACGADGLIIECHPEPEQSVSDARQALSLEDMVNLVDSLKPVAASVGRSISETMGVGSQPTPICYAA comes from the coding sequence ATGAATAACGCCAAACTTGTCACCAAATCTCACTCTCATCACCAAACAATCGTCCGCCTCTCCCCAACAGTTGCTTTTGGCGGAAAGGAACTGGTTATTATTGGCGGTCCTTGTGCTGTTGAAAGCCAAGAACAAATGGAAACTGTAGCTCAAAAGTTGTCTCTCGCACCAGTTCAAGCCTTACGTGGGGGTGTTTATAAACCCCGTACCTCTCCCTACGCTTTCCAAGGTATGGGAGAAGAAGGACTGCAAATTTTGGCAGAAGTGCGATCGCGTTACAGTGTTCCAGTTGTGACAGAAGTCATGTCCATTTCCCAAATAGAAGTTGTAGCGGCTCGTGCTGATATGCTTCAGATTGGTAGCCGCAATATGCAAAACTTTGATTTACTTAAAGCACTGGGACAAGCCGGTAAGCCGATACTCCTAAAACGAGGTTTGGCAGCAACTATAGAAGAATTCGTGATGGCAGCTGAATATATAGTCAGCCACGGCAATCCGAATGTTGTGTTGTGCGAACGAGGTATCCGCAGCTTTGACAATTACACCCGAAACGTACTCGATTTAGCTGCGGTCGCAGCACTCAAACAAATAACTCACTTACCCGTGATTGTCGATCCTTCTCATGCTGTGGGTAAGCGAGAACTCGTTGCACCTGTGGCAAAAGCAGCCGTTGCTTGTGGGGCAGATGGGTTAATTATAGAGTGCCATCCAGAACCAGAACAATCTGTATCTGATGCACGTCAGGCGTTGTCTTTGGAAGATATGGTGAATTTGGTTGATAGCTTAAAGCCCGTGGCTGCATCTGTCGGGCGGAGTATATCAGAAACAATGGGGGTAGGTTCACAACCTACCCCTATTTGTTATGCAGCATGA
- a CDS encoding dienelactone hydrolase family protein — protein sequence MAMHYNGACIGKGKLSLMQTRQQQITGTSSYNYLLFLPERYETQDKWSAILFLHGSGERGSNLEDVTRHGVPRIVEEQPDFPFMVVSPQCPQGQYWSVPHLSILLDEVLNSYHVDPDRVYLTGISMGGYGTWRWAAAQPYRFAAIAPICGGGNPTEACNLKDIPVWAFHGARDFIVPISASQEMVEALKACGGNVKFTVYPEADHDSWTQTYNNPVLFDWFKQHQRKRLTE from the coding sequence ATGGCGATGCACTACAATGGAGCCTGCATTGGTAAAGGCAAACTCTCACTCATGCAAACTCGACAACAACAAATCACTGGAACAAGCAGCTACAATTACTTGCTGTTCCTGCCGGAACGTTATGAAACACAAGATAAATGGTCGGCAATCCTGTTCTTGCATGGTTCAGGTGAAAGAGGGTCTAACTTAGAAGATGTCACAAGGCATGGTGTTCCTAGAATTGTAGAGGAGCAACCAGACTTTCCCTTTATGGTTGTTTCTCCCCAATGTCCCCAAGGTCAGTATTGGTCGGTGCCGCATTTGAGTATTCTTTTAGATGAAGTCTTAAATTCCTATCACGTCGATCCAGATCGGGTTTACCTAACAGGCATCAGCATGGGAGGTTATGGAACGTGGCGTTGGGCTGCTGCCCAACCATATCGATTTGCTGCTATAGCGCCAATTTGTGGGGGTGGAAACCCAACGGAAGCCTGCAATCTCAAAGACATTCCAGTATGGGCATTTCATGGCGCACGCGATTTCATTGTTCCCATCAGTGCCTCGCAAGAGATGGTTGAGGCACTGAAAGCTTGCGGTGGTAATGTGAAGTTCACAGTCTATCCAGAAGCCGACCACGACTCGTGGACGCAGACCTACAACAATCCAGTACTATTTGATTGGTTTAAGCAGCATCAACGGAAGAGACTGACCGAATAA